One segment of Carya illinoinensis cultivar Pawnee chromosome 13, C.illinoinensisPawnee_v1, whole genome shotgun sequence DNA contains the following:
- the LOC122292610 gene encoding receptor-like serine/threonine-protein kinase NCRK, whose amino-acid sequence MKLQTEVAIAYLISFIWILQIHCDELSNTPSRNKWTCKCSSYHGNQSYAVKSNCSTACDCIPDAGGSTWTCTCTADGFPKLVSDSVDRNCFTGCNCTSGSLSTAQVSKKHISSKVVVIILLLCAILTTFAFLASAMCYVYRRDKFSPDKEKNCDSATNLISLRTSSALQSKFFIDIPTNPFTGCFQKTSLLLRSTTGNTHGTIIQFSYSQLESATRKFSNSNLIGVGGSSYVYRGQLRNGRIVAIKRLKTQGGPDSESLFSTEIELLSRLHHCHVVPLLGYCSESMGKNAERLLVFEYMPNGNLRESLDEGSGREMDWATRVAIAIGAARGLEYLHEAAAPRILHCDVKSTNILLDDNWRAKITDLGMAKFLRADGLPSCSNSPAKMQGTFGYFAPEYAIVGKASLKSDVFSFGVVLLELISGRQPIYKTSHNREESLVIWATPRLQDSRRVITELADHRLNGNFPEEEMQIMAYLAKECLLLNPDDRPTMGEIVQILSTIAPDKSRRNLPVYLYQRSTPHRIRSEPFNQRHTNQMEKRPVPSSKRCSLQLSGPLDGEETRPTPSSKESTPCSLAVEVDSTVCVGEHSDEADHISLEYIESLILETSNSSSWHAFDDEVDLTEPRFESFRMANIKTP is encoded by the exons ATGAAGCTCCAGACAGAGGTTGCCATTGCTTATCTTATCAGCTTTATCTGGATTCTGCAAATTCATTGCG ATGAACTTTCTAATACTCCTAGCAGAaacaaatggacatgtaaatgTTCTTCATACCATGGAAATCAGAGTTATGCTGTTAAATCCAACTGTTCCACGGCCTGTGATTGCATTCCAG ATGCTGGAGGAAGCACATGGACGTGTACATGCACTGCTGACGGGTTTCCTAAGTTAGTTTCTGACAGTGTTGATAGAAACTGTTTCACAGGTTGCAACTGCACGTCTG GATCTCTCAGCACGGCACAAGTCTCAAAAAAGCACATTTCCAGCAAAGTTGTTGTGATTATTCTATTACTGTGTGCTATTCTCACAacttttgcatttcttgcctcTGCCATGTGCTATGTCTATCGAAGGGACAAGTTCTCACCAGACAAGGAAAAAAATTGCGATAGTGCTACCAACTTAATAAGTCTTAGGACTTCTTCAGCACTACAGAGcaaattttttatagatattccCACAAATCCTTTTACAG GATGCTTTCAGAAGACTTCTTTGTTACTTAGAAGCACAACAGGGAATACACATGGAACCATCATCCAATTTTCATATTCTCAATTGGAAAGTGCAACCCGAAAGTTCTCGAACTCTAATCTTATTGGAGTTGGAGGAAGCAGCTATGTTTATCGTGGTCAGCTCAGAAATGGCAGAATTGTGGCAATTAAGCGGCTAAAAACTCAGGGGGGACCAGATTCAGAATCTCTATTTTCAACGGAG ATTGAACTATTATCCAGACTTCATCATTGTCATGTGGTGCCTTTGCTTGGCTACTGCTCAGAATCCATGGGAAAAAATGCTGAGAGGCTTCTGGTATTTGAGTATATGCCTAATGGTAATTTGAGAGAGAGTTTGGATGAGGGCTCAGGTAGAGAAATGGATTGGGCTACTCGAGTTGCAATTGCAATTGGAGCTGCAAGAGGCTTGGAATATCTTCATGAAGCAGCTGCTCCAAGGATTCTGCATTGTGATGTCAAATCAACAAACATTCTCCTGGATGATAATTGGAGAGCGAAA ATAACTGATCTTGGTATGGCTAAATTCTTAAGAGCTGACGGTCTCCCCAGCTGCTCCAATTCTCCAGCAAAAATGCAGGGGACTTTTGGCTATTTTGCACCAGAGTATGCCATTGTTGGAAAAGCCTCACTCAAGTCAGACGTTTTCAGTTTTGGGGTAGTTCTTCTTGAGCTTATTAGTGGTCGGCAACCCATCTATAAAACAAGCCACAACAGAGAAGAAAGCCTTGTCATTTGG GCTACCCCTCGTTTACAGGATAGCAGGCGAGTAATTACAGAGTTGGCTGATCACCGTTTAAATGGGAATTTCCCTGAAGAAGAAATGCAGATAATGGCTTACCTAGCAAAGGAGTGCCTGCTTTTGAATCCTGATGATCGACCGACCATGGGTGAGATTGTTCAAATCCTTTCAACAATTGCACCTGATAAATCCAGGAGAAACCTTCCTGTATATCTTTACCAG AGGTCAACCCCTCATAGGATAAGGAGTGAACCCTTCAATCAAAGACATACCAATCAAATGGAGAAGAGGCCAGTCCCATCCAGTAAACGGTGTTCACTGCAGTTGTCAGGTCCTCTTGATGGTGAGGAGACAAGGCCAACCCCATCAAGTAAGGAATCAACTCCTTGCTCCCTGGCAGTAGAAGTTGATAGTACCGTGTGTGTTGGAGAACATAGCGATGAAGCAGATCATATCTCACTCGAGTATATAGAGAGCCTGATCCTCGAGACTTCGAACAGCTCAAGTTGGCATGCCTTCGATGATGAAGTGGACTTAACTGAGCCACGGTTTGAATCATTTCGGATGGCCAATATTAAGACCCCTTGA